Part of the Chitinophagales bacterium genome is shown below.
AACCTGCCGCTTGGGAATAATAATTTTTCCTCCGGCAGTTTCTACGTGGTTAAGAATTATTATGAGGTCCGGATTTCCATTCAGATAAACCAAGGGACCTTCTGTGGCACCGGGTTTATAAAAACCCTCATTCCATACAACGGCACCTCCAATGGACTTCTCCTCAAACGGCAAGAAGCCCATTTTAAAGTTTGAACCGAGATCAAGCACAAACATTTTGTAATTGAAGATGTCCTCATAAAATTTTTTTGCACGCTCGAAATTGCCAGCGGGAAGCTCAAACCAGTTTAGCGCATTTTTCATATTTACTGATTGAATATTACTATAAAAGTTCCATTTCTTCAAAATACCGGATAATATGATCTTTTAAAAAATCTTCCTGTTCTATCAGATCCATGACCGGCAATGGTTTTTTTGCAACCCAATGCGGCCAGCCCTCCTGATCCACTGCTTTCAATTCATAATAGCCTGATACACTTAAAATACTGCACGTAGCAATATGCATTAAATCCTGTTTTTCTTCTTTGGTAAATTTTTTTTTGAGCTTTCCAAGCTCACGAATACCAATCAGGAACAATATGGCATTTACATCGGGAGCTTTCCCGAAATCATCTTTTAATTTTTGTCGAAGCTTCAGCCATTGCTTCTCTCTTACTAAGATTCTATTTTCCTCCTCCACAGATAATTCTTATACCTGAAAAATGAACATCATTACTTAAAGCAGTTTCCTGAATTATAAACAATAAACTTTAGCTCTCAAACTTAAACTGATCCTGGTCCTTTAAAAAAGGATATTTCTGCCGAAGGTGAATAAGGTGCTGATGTGAAAGAGTGCTTGTGAAAACTGTTTCGTTATGCTCTTGCTGTATTAATACTTCACCAGCAGGATCAACTGTCATACTATTACCACTGTGATATACTTCATTTCCATCGTAACCTACGCGGTTCACCCCTGCCACATAACATTGATTTTCTATTGCCCTGGAAATTAATAATTGCTTCCATGCATAAATTCTGCGTTCCGGCCAGTTAGCAACGTACAATATTAAATCAAAGAACTCTGAATTTCTGCTCCACACAGGAAAGCGAAGATCATAGCAAATCAAGGGAAGTATTTTCCACCCGTTCAATTCGACTAGAATTTTTTTATTGCCTCTGGTGTAATGCTGATTTTCTTCACCCAAGCCGAATAAGTGCCTTTTATCATAATGCTCAAAGCTTCCATCAGGGCGCATCCAGATTAAGCGATTATAGTAGTGGACTCCATCATTCATCATCATGCTTCCGCAAATAACTGCACTGGTTTGTTCTGCCATTAGCCTCATCCACGTCATTGCTTCACCGCCAATCGTCTCTGCAAAAATTTCCGGAGACATGGAAAAGCCTGTAGTAAACATTTCAGGAAGTAAAATCAGGTCTGTTGGAAGATCCACAGAAATGATTTTTTCGGCAAGCATTTCAAGGTTCGCCTTCCGGTTTTGCCAATGCAGGGATGTTTGAATGAAGGTTATATTTAAGTCAGCTTTCATATTCACTGTTCATTCCGTACCTGTACATTTGAATTGTAAAGAGCATTCGTTTTGGTAAATATGATGAGAATTTTTAGAAAAAGGACGACATGGCTGATAATTGTGCTGCTGTGTATTATTGCGCCAATTGCAGCTTTCAAAATTATGGAAACAAGCTTTGTTATTAGCCCTGAACAGATGAATAATTATTTCAGGGATAAGCCTATGCCTCCCAGATTTATTACATATAAGGAGTTAAACCACCAGATGTTTTATGCCACCACAGGAAGCGATACCAACCAGTTAATATTATTTGTTCATGGTGCTCCTGGATCCTGGGATGCCTTTATAAAATACTTAGGTGACACAGTTCTGATGAACCATGCACAGCTTGTTTCTGTCGACAGGCCTGGTTATGGAAAGTCAGGGCTTGGTCAGTCTGTAGCTTCTATAGAAGACCAGGCCAGGATGATTCAACCGATTTTAGATGCTAATAAATCAAATAAGCCGGCAATAATAATAGGTCACTCTCTCGGGGGAGCCGTTATTGCCCGTATAGCAATGGATTACCCAGATAAAGTGGGAGAACTGATTTTCTTAGCTCCCGCCATTGATCCCGATCATGAAAAAATCTGGAAGATCAGCTATCCTGCCAACTGGAAAATTTTTAAATGGATGGTTCCTCCTGTTTGGAAGGTGACCAATGATGAAAAGCTAAGCCACTCTGCAGAACTTAAAAAAATGCTTCCTCTCTGGTCTGATATTCATTGCCATTGTGTATACATGTATGGCGCAAAGGATGCAATAGTTCCCCCTGAAAATGTAGAATTTGCGAAAAGAATGCTGGTGAATGCGCCCCTAGAGATAATTGCTTTTCCTCATGAAAACCATTTTATTCCATGGACTAAAAAGGATTCAATAATCAAAGTAATCCTGAATTGTTTGAGAAAATAATTTATTGAATCAATAAGCTATTTAACAGCTGGAATACGGAGGCTCTTACCTAATTTTTGCTGAGCGGATATGGGAGATTCATAAATAGTTTGGTCTTTCCAGTACCACCACTTTAATTTTTCTTCATCATGTACTTTAGTAGAAGCAAAGTAAACCGCACAACGCATTACATAAAGAAGACAGGGATCTTGTTTTAGACCATAAAAAATTTCTATTTTTCTGTAGAGCAAGTAAGGATTTTTATATTGTAAGCTTTTTACATTGAGGATGCCAATGTTGATCAAATCTGCAGCAATGCTTTTTCCAATACCGGGAATAGTTTGCAATTCTTTTTGTACAGTGTTCATTTAAATCAAATTACAGCTCCTATTTTTTTCCTAACCATTTCCAGCCATTCTCCCAAAGTAATTTCTTTTTCAATTCTTCTTTAATATCCATCTCTTCAATCATTTTGCCAGCTTCCGATTCTCCCAAAGGAAAAGGATAATCAGTACCGAGGCAAATTTTATCTTCCCCCATTAAGTCTATAATATACCCCAACATTTTTTCATCATGGACCAGCGAATCAAAATAAAATTTACCGAGATAACTTTTAGGACTTACTGGATTGTCCACAGCCACCAGGTCAGGACGTTCCCGAAATCCATGTTCAATTCTGCCAATGGTAGCAGAAAATGATCCACCTCCATGGGCAAAAGCTACCTTCAGATCCGGTAACCTTTCAAAGACACCACCGAAAATCATGGAACAAATTGCACGGGAAGTTTCAGCCGGCATACCCACAAGCCACGGCAACCAATAATGCTGCATTTGCTCGCGACCCATCATCTCCCATGGATGAACAAATATTGACGCATTCATATTCTGCGCCGCTTCAAAAAAAGGAAAAAATTCAGGCTCACTTAAATTTTTCTGATTTACATTAGAACCAATCTGAACTCCCGCCATATTTAGTTCTTTCATGCAGCGTTCCATCTCCCTGATCGCCATATCCACCGATTGGAGAGGTACAGTACCCAAACCTGCAAAGCGGTGAGGAAATGTTTGAACAATTCCGGCAATGTGATCATTTAAAAATCTCGAGACTTCCAGGCAATCAAGTGGCCTGGCCCAATAGCTAAACATAACAGGAATGGTACTGAGCACCTGAACTTCCACCTCAAAATGTTCGCACTCTTTCATTCTAACCTCTGCATCCCAGCAATTATCATTTATCTCCCGGAAAAATTTATTATCAACCATCATTTTTGCACAACATGGCCTGTGGTGCTCAAGGTGAACAAATCCACCATATCCAAATTTTTTAGTCCATTCAGGTAATTGCTGAGGGATAATGTGAGTATGGATATCAAGTTTTCGCACCTGATCAAATGTAATAATCTCCGGAATGAAATAAACGAAATCTTAGATGTTGCTCAATATGCTCATGAAGCGTGCACTACTTATTTTTTAAAATTTTTTCTTATCAATCGGGTGTGCTGCTTTATTTAAATTAATTTATATTTCTGAACATCTTAACACACATTATGAAACTGCGCTTTCATCCCGCTTTGCTGATTCTCCCAATTATTTTATTCATAAACGGATGTCATTATTCCCAGAATTTTATCCGTCTTGAACGTACCAACTTCACTGGGGAAATAGGCCGTGATCAGAACCTTGTGTTTACCTTTTCGACTAATATGGTTCCTGATTCATTGCTTAATAAGTGGGACACCACCGTTTATATTCAATTCATACCCATTGTGAAAGGAAAATATAAATGGACCGCTTCCAATGAGCTAACCTTTTCTCCTTACGCTCTGTTTTCACCCAGCACTGATTTCGAGGCGATCTTCACCAAAAAATTATTATTCTATTTCAAAGAAAGGATTTCCCTGCCTGAGCAAAATAAAATTGCATTTCATACTCCTTATCTTACTCTTACAACACCACAAATTTTCTGGGCAACTTCATTACAAAATCCTGGTACGGCTGAAACAAGGATTAATTTAAATTTTAATTCCCCGGTATTGCCTGCTGAAGTAAACAAGAGGCTGCACATTTATGTAAATCAAAAGTCAGTTCTGTTTGATTTTCTAAATGGTAACACAGATTCCATTATAGTAATAGCTATTGCAGATTACATTGGAGATTCCAAAGGTTCAGTGCCCATCAAAATTCAAATAGATGCCGGGCTTCCGTCTGTAGGCACTTCCTATAAGTCGAAAACCAAGCTGGAATATAACCTTGTAATTCCGGAAAAGGGAAAAATTATGGTTACTGAAATGACGGCAATCTTTAAGGAAGGGATCGGGCAAATCAATGTATTTACAAACCAGCCCTTGATTAATGAAAATTTAAAATTGCTTGTCAGCATTGTTCCTGCCATTAAGTTTTCTGTAGAAAAAATTGACAATGGCTTTGCAATAATTGGAGATTTTGAAACTGATAAAACATATTCAGTAACCTTATCAAAAGATCTTCAGGGTATTTTTGGATACGCGCTTAATGAAAATTACGTTCAGAATGTTTCTTTTGGAGAATTGCAGCCCTCTATAGCTTTTGCAAATAAAAAATCAATATATCTGTCGGCTGCCGGAGACCGCAATATCAGTATTAATGCCATCAGCTTAAATAAAATTAAAGTGTCCGTAATCCGGATATACGAAAACAATATTCTGGCATTCACGCGTGCGGGAACAGAATGGGGATATTATGACGAACCAAATAACGGTGATTATGAGTACCATGACTATCAATATTACAATTATGAAAACTATGGAAACCTGATCTCTGAGAAAACCTACAGCGTGCAATCGCTTCCTAAAAATGGAAATACGCGATTGCTAAATCTCAATCTGGATGATTTGAATTATGGCAGTAAACTAAAAGGACTGTACGTATTGAAAATTCAGGATGCAGACCGTCAATGGTTACAGCAATCAAAGTTTATTTCCGTGTCCGATATTGGCCTTATTGTTCGGCAAGCTAAGGATGAAGTATATGTATTCGCCAATTCCATTTTAGATGCCAACCCGCTTCCAAACGTAAAGCTCAGTTTCATCAGCAGTAATAATCAGGTAATTCAAACTACCACTACAGACAAAGATGGAGTGGGAATAATTAAAAAAGATGAAGCAGTATTTGGGAATTTTCTTCTGGGAATGGTAACTGCAACTGTAAATGATGATTTCAATTTTATCATTCTCGATAACACTTCCGTTGAAACTTCACGATATGAAGTAGGCGGCAGCCACAGCAATGATGCACAGCTCGATGCCTTTATTTACGGTGACCGGGAAATCTACCGTCCCGGCGATACCATCCATGCAAATACAATTGTTCGCACGGAAGATTGGAAAACACCCGAAGGAGCTCCCATGAAAATGAAGTTGATTCTGCCATCAGGAAAAGAATATCAGTCATATAAAAAACTGCCTGATGACCAGGGTGCATTTGAAACCGCATTTTATTTGCCCGCAACTATTGTAACAGGGCAGTTTACTATTGAGCTTTATTCCGGAAATGATGTGCTGATTAATTCAAGAAAAATTAATGTTGAAGAATTTGTTCCGGACAGAATTAAGGTAACCGTGGAGCTTGATAAAAATATCTTTAAACCAAATGACCAGGTTAATGCAAGAATTAATGCAATCAATCTCTTTGGGCCCCCTGCTTCGAACAGAAATTATGAAGCAGAACTTTCCTTAAAGAGGCATGATTTTGCTGTAAAAAAGTTTAACGATTATAATTTTTCCATTCAGACATCTGAAAATATTCCTCTTGAGAATGTGATTAAGGAGGGAAAAACAGATGTGAATGGTAACGCTTCCGCAATTTATTCACTTCCCGACTATAAGGATATCGGCATTT
Proteins encoded:
- a CDS encoding VOC family protein; amino-acid sequence: MKNALNWFELPAGNFERAKKFYEDIFNYKMFVLDLGSNFKMGFLPFEEKSIGGAVVWNEGFYKPGATEGPLVYLNGNPDLIIILNHVETAGGKIIIPKRQVSPQFGYMAVFIDSEGNRVALHSNS
- a CDS encoding amidohydrolase — translated: MHTHIIPQQLPEWTKKFGYGGFVHLEHHRPCCAKMMVDNKFFREINDNCWDAEVRMKECEHFEVEVQVLSTIPVMFSYWARPLDCLEVSRFLNDHIAGIVQTFPHRFAGLGTVPLQSVDMAIREMERCMKELNMAGVQIGSNVNQKNLSEPEFFPFFEAAQNMNASIFVHPWEMMGREQMQHYWLPWLVGMPAETSRAICSMIFGGVFERLPDLKVAFAHGGGSFSATIGRIEHGFRERPDLVAVDNPVSPKSYLGKFYFDSLVHDEKMLGYIIDLMGEDKICLGTDYPFPLGESEAGKMIEEMDIKEELKKKLLWENGWKWLGKK
- a CDS encoding alpha/beta hydrolase, which encodes MSPEQMNNYFRDKPMPPRFITYKELNHQMFYATTGSDTNQLILFVHGAPGSWDAFIKYLGDTVLMNHAQLVSVDRPGYGKSGLGQSVASIEDQARMIQPILDANKSNKPAIIIGHSLGGAVIARIAMDYPDKVGELIFLAPAIDPDHEKIWKISYPANWKIFKWMVPPVWKVTNDEKLSHSAELKKMLPLWSDIHCHCVYMYGAKDAIVPPENVEFAKRMLVNAPLEIIAFPHENHFIPWTKKDSIIKVILNCLRK
- a CDS encoding pathogenicity locus; its protein translation is MNTVQKELQTIPGIGKSIAADLINIGILNVKSLQYKNPYLLYRKIEIFYGLKQDPCLLYVMRCAVYFASTKVHDEEKLKWWYWKDQTIYESPISAQQKLGKSLRIPAVK
- a CDS encoding amidohydrolase gives rise to the protein MKADLNITFIQTSLHWQNRKANLEMLAEKIISVDLPTDLILLPEMFTTGFSMSPEIFAETIGGEAMTWMRLMAEQTSAVICGSMMMNDGVHYYNRLIWMRPDGSFEHYDKRHLFGLGEENQHYTRGNKKILVELNGWKILPLICYDLRFPVWSRNSEFFDLILYVANWPERRIYAWKQLLISRAIENQCYVAGVNRVGYDGNEVYHSGNSMTVDPAGEVLIQQEHNETVFTSTLSHQHLIHLRQKYPFLKDQDQFKFES